From Kamptonema formosum PCC 6407, a single genomic window includes:
- a CDS encoding glutamyl-tRNA reductase — MNIAVIGLSHKTAPVEVREKLSIPETKIESAIAQLCGYPHVEEVAILSTCNRLEIYIVTSDTEPGIREVTQFLSESSKLPLVSLRPHLFMLLHEDAVMHLMRVAAGLDSLVLGEGQILAQVKQTHKLAQQYKGIGRILERLFKQALTAGKRVRTETSIGTGAVSISSAAAELAQMKGQNLASSKIAILGAGKMSRLLVQHLLSKGASEISIINRSVRRSEELASQFKEAPLHLYPLSEMMQVIAASDLVFTSTASTDPLLNKAKLEAVLGLSQSLMLVDISVPRNVDADVNDLPNVRAFNVDDLKAVVAQNHETRRKMAQEAEGLLEEEIAAFDVWWRSLETVPTISCLRDKIESIREQELEKALSRLGSEFAEKHQEVIEALTRGIVNKILHDPMVQLRAQQDIEVRRQAMQTLQTLFNLDVGKQFS; from the coding sequence TCATGTTGAAGAAGTTGCCATTCTCAGCACTTGCAATCGGTTAGAGATTTATATAGTCACCAGCGACACAGAACCGGGAATTAGAGAAGTTACTCAATTTCTATCTGAGTCGAGCAAATTGCCTCTGGTTTCTTTACGACCTCACTTGTTCATGTTGCTGCACGAAGATGCAGTTATGCACTTGATGCGAGTTGCCGCAGGACTCGATAGTTTAGTGCTGGGAGAAGGGCAAATTTTAGCTCAGGTGAAACAAACTCATAAACTCGCACAGCAGTATAAAGGAATTGGTCGCATTCTAGAACGTTTGTTCAAGCAGGCGCTCACAGCAGGAAAGCGAGTTCGCACAGAAACTAGCATTGGTACTGGTGCTGTTTCTATTAGTTCTGCGGCGGCGGAACTAGCTCAAATGAAGGGCCAAAATTTAGCATCAAGTAAGATAGCGATTCTCGGTGCTGGCAAAATGTCCCGGCTTTTGGTGCAGCATTTGCTCTCAAAAGGTGCTAGCGAAATTTCGATTATCAACCGTTCTGTGCGGCGCTCGGAAGAGTTGGCGAGTCAATTTAAAGAAGCACCATTGCACCTTTATCCGCTGTCGGAAATGATGCAAGTTATTGCTGCGTCGGATTTGGTTTTTACCAGTACGGCCTCAACAGACCCGCTGTTAAATAAAGCTAAATTGGAAGCAGTTTTAGGTCTGAGTCAGTCTTTAATGTTGGTGGATATTTCTGTTCCGCGTAATGTTGATGCTGATGTTAATGACTTGCCGAACGTGAGAGCTTTTAATGTAGATGACCTGAAAGCTGTTGTAGCTCAAAATCATGAAACTCGCCGCAAGATGGCTCAGGAAGCTGAGGGTTTATTAGAAGAGGAAATAGCAGCGTTTGATGTCTGGTGGCGGAGTTTGGAGACGGTTCCAACTATTAGCTGCTTGCGGGATAAGATTGAATCGATTCGCGAACAAGAGTTAGAAAAGGCTTTATCTCGTTTGGGTTCTGAGTTTGCAGAAAAACATCAAGAAGTGATTGAGGCTTTGACTAGGGGGATTGTAAATAAGATTTTACACGATCCGATGGTGCAGTTGCGAGCACAGCAAGATATTGAGGTGCGCCGCCAAGCGATGCAGACTTTGCAAACGCTTTTCAATCTTGATGTGGGTAAGCAGTTCAGTTGA